From a region of the Betta splendens chromosome 5, fBetSpl5.4, whole genome shotgun sequence genome:
- the ttll3 gene encoding tubulin monoglycylase TTLL3 isoform X1 — MQQVPAERRLRRHVPSLPAIKPDRLKSAKALVEKAVKLRKVFSVQGPYPVIRAALWSRGWVERRSPHPEHRAAHRHRDDDEEEDGDVTADVLEQVDEQEKEENADDMYDLMSRLVRNETTYFHWTTRRDDVDCRSLRSDQMTNHYANAGTLTTKVGLCVNLRNLQWFDTTDPDSFFPRCYRLGAEDDKHAFIDDFRRTACTSLLQHVVEASGSEAEDRNASNSVCGEAHHAKHRSVGSEAIATALTACQEFLGVLEHSDIDVAVETPPSVKEQQWAAFLRDYYMVAHEGAWIRGAGPFVERCRVMLTRLREVCPQLDTDGLSNIWIVKPGAKSRGRGILCMNRLDEILALSESDRALNSDSRWVVQKYLERPLLVHDTKFDLRQWFLVTDWNPLTVWFYGECYLRFSTQPYSTRTLDSAVHLCNNSIQKHLQPSRDRHPAVPADNMWSGAQFRAFLRRQGREARWESAVVPGMRRAVVCALQTVQDLVEPRKASFELYGADFMLGRDLRPWLLEVNASPTMACSSAATARLCPAVQRDTLRVVLDRRADPSAYTGGFHLIYRQAAVDVPQYVGVNLLVEGVHVRRCRPALRRHSVASKAPIGFPSEQSTSEEAETAQRPSGQSGQSGQSGQSGQKPRALAALRHSGKENREAGENKRQLASLSPKRDGARGAGRGPAPDQPLALQAEPRSKARRLTPTLGANGATLIPQSFCFSLSPLKSVPDAGRARSKPGRPSHMSRPLPPHEHQASTRDLPSLAGPLPALEVFRLRPSVAAAARRDPALSPRSSLHRHQLLLCSDKQSAAKRGGDFTGEHRH, encoded by the exons ATGCAACAGGTGCCCG CGGAGCGGAGGCTGCGTCGCCATGTGCCCAGCCTGCCGGCCATCAAGCCGGACAGGCTGAAGTCCGCTAAGGCGCTGGTGGAGAAAGCCGTCAAG CTGAGGAAGGTGTTCTCGGTGCAGGGGCCCTACCCCGTCATCCGAGCTGCGCTGTGGTCGAGAGGCTGGGTGGAACGGCGTTCTCCGCATCCggagcacagagcagctcaccGCCATCGTGAtgacgacgaggaggaggatggtgacGTCACTGCCGATGTTCTCG AGCAAGTGGATgagcaggagaaagaggagaacgCTGATGACATGTATGACCTCATG TCTCGCCTGGTTCGAAATGAAACCACGTATTTCCACTGGACCACGCGGCGGGACGACGTGGACTGCCGGTCCCTGCGGAGCGACCAGATGACCAATCACTACGCCAACGCCGGGACGCTGACGACCAAG GTGGGGCTCTGCGTGAACCTGCGGAACCTGCAGTGGTTTGACACGACGGATCCCGATAGCTTCTTCCCAAGATGCTACAGGCTCGGGGCAGAGGATGACAAGCACGCGTTCATAG ACGACTTCAGGAGGACAGCCTGCAccagcctcctgcagcacgTGGTCGAGGCGAGCGGATCAGAGGCCGAGGACCGAAACGCATCAAACAGCGTCTGTGGAG AGGCGCATCACGCGAAGCATCGCTCCGTTGGTTCCGAAGCGATCGCCACCGCTTTAACGGCGTGCCAGGAGTTTCTCGGCGTCTTGGAGCACAGTGACATCGACGTCGCCGTGGAAACGCCACCCTCCGTGAAGGAGCAGCAGTGGGCGGCGTTCCTGCGGGACTACTACATGGTGGCGCA CGAGGGAGCGTGGATCCGGGGCGCAGGTCCCTTCGTGGAGCGCTGCCGCGTCATGCTGACGAGGCTGCGGGAGGTTTGCCCTCAGCTGGACACGGACGGATTGAGCAACATCTGGATCGTCAAGCCCGGCGCCAAGTCAAGGGGACGGG GTATTTTGTGCATGAACCGCCTGGATGAGATTTTAGCGCTGTCAGAGTCCGACCGAGCCCTGAACAGCGACAGCAGGTGGGTGGTTCAGAAGTACCtggagcgccccctgctggtccaCGACACCAAGTTTGACCTCCGCCAGTGGTTCCTGGTCACCGACTGGAACCCTCTGACCGTGTGGTTCTACGGCGAGTGCTACCTGCGCTTCTCCACTCAGCCCTACTCCACCAGAACCCTGGACAG CGCGGTGCACCTGTGCAACAACTCCATCCAGAAGCACCTCCAGCCGTCCCGCGACCGCCACCCGGCCGTGCCCGCGGACAACATGTGGTCCGGCGCCCAGTTCCGGGCCTTCCTGCGGCGGCAGGGCCGCGAGGCGCGGTGGGAGTCGGCGGTGGTGCCGGGCATGCGGCGGGCCGTGGTGTGCGCCCTGCAGACGGTCCAGGACCTGGTGGAGCCCCGCAAGGCCAGCTTCGAGCTCTACGGCGCCGACTTCATGCTGGGCAGAGACCTGAGGCcgtggctgctggaggtcaaCGCCAGCCCGACCATGGCCTGCTCCAGCGCCGCGACGGCCCGACTCTGCCCCGCCGTGCAGCGGGACACGCTGCGGGTGGTGCTGGATCGACGGGCCGACCCCAGCGCCTACACGGGGGGCTTCCATCTGATCTACAGACAG GCGGCGGTGGACGTTCCTCAGTACGTGGGCGTGAACCTGCTGGTGGAGGGAGTCCACGTACGGCGCTGCCGACCCGCGCTCCGTCGCCACAGTGTTGCGTCGAAAGCCCCGATCGGTTTCCCCTCGGAACAGTCCACATCAGAGGAGGCTGAAACAGCGCAAAGGCCGTCGGGTCAGTCGGGTCAGTCGGGTCAGTCGGGTCAGTCGGGTCAGAAGCCCCGTGCGCTCGCGGCGCTTCGACATTCGGGCAAAGAGAACCGAGAGGCGGGGGAGAACAAGAGGCAGCTCGCGTCACTGTCCCCGAAACGGGACGGCGCCCGCGGGGCCGGCCGCGGCCCGGCGCCGGACCAGCCGCTGGCGCTGCAGGCCGAGCCTCGGAGCAAAGCCCGGCGTTTAACCCCGACCCTCGGCGCCAACGGGGCGACGCTGATCCCACAGAGCTTCTGCTTTTCCCTCAGCCCCCTTAAAAGCGTCCCGGACGCGGGCCGGGCCCGGTCCAAACCGGGCCGCCCCTCACACATGTCCAGGCCTCTCCCGCCGCACGAGCATCAGGCTTCAACCCGGGACCTGCCCTCTCTCGCCGGCCCCCTGCCGGCGCTGGAGGTCTTTCGCCTGCGGCCGAGCGTGGCGGCCGCTGCCCGTCGTGACCCGGCGCTCTCCCCtcgctccagcctccacaggcaccagctgctgctctgttctgacaAACAGAGCGCGGCCAAACGCGGAGGAGACTTCACGGGCGAACACAGACACTAG
- the ttll3 gene encoding tubulin monoglycylase TTLL3 isoform X2, giving the protein MQQVPAERRLRRHVPSLPAIKPDRLKSAKALVEKAVKGPYPVIRAALWSRGWVERRSPHPEHRAAHRHRDDDEEEDGDVTADVLEQVDEQEKEENADDMYDLMSRLVRNETTYFHWTTRRDDVDCRSLRSDQMTNHYANAGTLTTKVGLCVNLRNLQWFDTTDPDSFFPRCYRLGAEDDKHAFIDDFRRTACTSLLQHVVEASGSEAEDRNASNSVCGEAHHAKHRSVGSEAIATALTACQEFLGVLEHSDIDVAVETPPSVKEQQWAAFLRDYYMVAHEGAWIRGAGPFVERCRVMLTRLREVCPQLDTDGLSNIWIVKPGAKSRGRGILCMNRLDEILALSESDRALNSDSRWVVQKYLERPLLVHDTKFDLRQWFLVTDWNPLTVWFYGECYLRFSTQPYSTRTLDSAVHLCNNSIQKHLQPSRDRHPAVPADNMWSGAQFRAFLRRQGREARWESAVVPGMRRAVVCALQTVQDLVEPRKASFELYGADFMLGRDLRPWLLEVNASPTMACSSAATARLCPAVQRDTLRVVLDRRADPSAYTGGFHLIYRQAAVDVPQYVGVNLLVEGVHVRRCRPALRRHSVASKAPIGFPSEQSTSEEAETAQRPSGQSGQSGQSGQSGQKPRALAALRHSGKENREAGENKRQLASLSPKRDGARGAGRGPAPDQPLALQAEPRSKARRLTPTLGANGATLIPQSFCFSLSPLKSVPDAGRARSKPGRPSHMSRPLPPHEHQASTRDLPSLAGPLPALEVFRLRPSVAAAARRDPALSPRSSLHRHQLLLCSDKQSAAKRGGDFTGEHRH; this is encoded by the exons ATGCAACAGGTGCCCG CGGAGCGGAGGCTGCGTCGCCATGTGCCCAGCCTGCCGGCCATCAAGCCGGACAGGCTGAAGTCCGCTAAGGCGCTGGTGGAGAAAGCCGTCAAG GGGCCCTACCCCGTCATCCGAGCTGCGCTGTGGTCGAGAGGCTGGGTGGAACGGCGTTCTCCGCATCCggagcacagagcagctcaccGCCATCGTGAtgacgacgaggaggaggatggtgacGTCACTGCCGATGTTCTCG AGCAAGTGGATgagcaggagaaagaggagaacgCTGATGACATGTATGACCTCATG TCTCGCCTGGTTCGAAATGAAACCACGTATTTCCACTGGACCACGCGGCGGGACGACGTGGACTGCCGGTCCCTGCGGAGCGACCAGATGACCAATCACTACGCCAACGCCGGGACGCTGACGACCAAG GTGGGGCTCTGCGTGAACCTGCGGAACCTGCAGTGGTTTGACACGACGGATCCCGATAGCTTCTTCCCAAGATGCTACAGGCTCGGGGCAGAGGATGACAAGCACGCGTTCATAG ACGACTTCAGGAGGACAGCCTGCAccagcctcctgcagcacgTGGTCGAGGCGAGCGGATCAGAGGCCGAGGACCGAAACGCATCAAACAGCGTCTGTGGAG AGGCGCATCACGCGAAGCATCGCTCCGTTGGTTCCGAAGCGATCGCCACCGCTTTAACGGCGTGCCAGGAGTTTCTCGGCGTCTTGGAGCACAGTGACATCGACGTCGCCGTGGAAACGCCACCCTCCGTGAAGGAGCAGCAGTGGGCGGCGTTCCTGCGGGACTACTACATGGTGGCGCA CGAGGGAGCGTGGATCCGGGGCGCAGGTCCCTTCGTGGAGCGCTGCCGCGTCATGCTGACGAGGCTGCGGGAGGTTTGCCCTCAGCTGGACACGGACGGATTGAGCAACATCTGGATCGTCAAGCCCGGCGCCAAGTCAAGGGGACGGG GTATTTTGTGCATGAACCGCCTGGATGAGATTTTAGCGCTGTCAGAGTCCGACCGAGCCCTGAACAGCGACAGCAGGTGGGTGGTTCAGAAGTACCtggagcgccccctgctggtccaCGACACCAAGTTTGACCTCCGCCAGTGGTTCCTGGTCACCGACTGGAACCCTCTGACCGTGTGGTTCTACGGCGAGTGCTACCTGCGCTTCTCCACTCAGCCCTACTCCACCAGAACCCTGGACAG CGCGGTGCACCTGTGCAACAACTCCATCCAGAAGCACCTCCAGCCGTCCCGCGACCGCCACCCGGCCGTGCCCGCGGACAACATGTGGTCCGGCGCCCAGTTCCGGGCCTTCCTGCGGCGGCAGGGCCGCGAGGCGCGGTGGGAGTCGGCGGTGGTGCCGGGCATGCGGCGGGCCGTGGTGTGCGCCCTGCAGACGGTCCAGGACCTGGTGGAGCCCCGCAAGGCCAGCTTCGAGCTCTACGGCGCCGACTTCATGCTGGGCAGAGACCTGAGGCcgtggctgctggaggtcaaCGCCAGCCCGACCATGGCCTGCTCCAGCGCCGCGACGGCCCGACTCTGCCCCGCCGTGCAGCGGGACACGCTGCGGGTGGTGCTGGATCGACGGGCCGACCCCAGCGCCTACACGGGGGGCTTCCATCTGATCTACAGACAG GCGGCGGTGGACGTTCCTCAGTACGTGGGCGTGAACCTGCTGGTGGAGGGAGTCCACGTACGGCGCTGCCGACCCGCGCTCCGTCGCCACAGTGTTGCGTCGAAAGCCCCGATCGGTTTCCCCTCGGAACAGTCCACATCAGAGGAGGCTGAAACAGCGCAAAGGCCGTCGGGTCAGTCGGGTCAGTCGGGTCAGTCGGGTCAGTCGGGTCAGAAGCCCCGTGCGCTCGCGGCGCTTCGACATTCGGGCAAAGAGAACCGAGAGGCGGGGGAGAACAAGAGGCAGCTCGCGTCACTGTCCCCGAAACGGGACGGCGCCCGCGGGGCCGGCCGCGGCCCGGCGCCGGACCAGCCGCTGGCGCTGCAGGCCGAGCCTCGGAGCAAAGCCCGGCGTTTAACCCCGACCCTCGGCGCCAACGGGGCGACGCTGATCCCACAGAGCTTCTGCTTTTCCCTCAGCCCCCTTAAAAGCGTCCCGGACGCGGGCCGGGCCCGGTCCAAACCGGGCCGCCCCTCACACATGTCCAGGCCTCTCCCGCCGCACGAGCATCAGGCTTCAACCCGGGACCTGCCCTCTCTCGCCGGCCCCCTGCCGGCGCTGGAGGTCTTTCGCCTGCGGCCGAGCGTGGCGGCCGCTGCCCGTCGTGACCCGGCGCTCTCCCCtcgctccagcctccacaggcaccagctgctgctctgttctgacaAACAGAGCGCGGCCAAACGCGGAGGAGACTTCACGGGCGAACACAGACACTAG
- the ttll3 gene encoding tubulin monoglycylase TTLL3 isoform X3, with amino-acid sequence MTTRRRMVTSLPMFSSRLVRNETTYFHWTTRRDDVDCRSLRSDQMTNHYANAGTLTTKVGLCVNLRNLQWFDTTDPDSFFPRCYRLGAEDDKHAFIDDFRRTACTSLLQHVVEASGSEAEDRNASNSVCGEAHHAKHRSVGSEAIATALTACQEFLGVLEHSDIDVAVETPPSVKEQQWAAFLRDYYMVAHEGAWIRGAGPFVERCRVMLTRLREVCPQLDTDGLSNIWIVKPGAKSRGRGILCMNRLDEILALSESDRALNSDSRWVVQKYLERPLLVHDTKFDLRQWFLVTDWNPLTVWFYGECYLRFSTQPYSTRTLDSAVHLCNNSIQKHLQPSRDRHPAVPADNMWSGAQFRAFLRRQGREARWESAVVPGMRRAVVCALQTVQDLVEPRKASFELYGADFMLGRDLRPWLLEVNASPTMACSSAATARLCPAVQRDTLRVVLDRRADPSAYTGGFHLIYRQAAVDVPQYVGVNLLVEGVHVRRCRPALRRHSVASKAPIGFPSEQSTSEEAETAQRPSGQSGQSGQSGQSGQKPRALAALRHSGKENREAGENKRQLASLSPKRDGARGAGRGPAPDQPLALQAEPRSKARRLTPTLGANGATLIPQSFCFSLSPLKSVPDAGRARSKPGRPSHMSRPLPPHEHQASTRDLPSLAGPLPALEVFRLRPSVAAAARRDPALSPRSSLHRHQLLLCSDKQSAAKRGGDFTGEHRH; translated from the exons AtgacgacgaggaggaggatggtgacGTCACTGCCGATGTTCTCG TCTCGCCTGGTTCGAAATGAAACCACGTATTTCCACTGGACCACGCGGCGGGACGACGTGGACTGCCGGTCCCTGCGGAGCGACCAGATGACCAATCACTACGCCAACGCCGGGACGCTGACGACCAAG GTGGGGCTCTGCGTGAACCTGCGGAACCTGCAGTGGTTTGACACGACGGATCCCGATAGCTTCTTCCCAAGATGCTACAGGCTCGGGGCAGAGGATGACAAGCACGCGTTCATAG ACGACTTCAGGAGGACAGCCTGCAccagcctcctgcagcacgTGGTCGAGGCGAGCGGATCAGAGGCCGAGGACCGAAACGCATCAAACAGCGTCTGTGGAG AGGCGCATCACGCGAAGCATCGCTCCGTTGGTTCCGAAGCGATCGCCACCGCTTTAACGGCGTGCCAGGAGTTTCTCGGCGTCTTGGAGCACAGTGACATCGACGTCGCCGTGGAAACGCCACCCTCCGTGAAGGAGCAGCAGTGGGCGGCGTTCCTGCGGGACTACTACATGGTGGCGCA CGAGGGAGCGTGGATCCGGGGCGCAGGTCCCTTCGTGGAGCGCTGCCGCGTCATGCTGACGAGGCTGCGGGAGGTTTGCCCTCAGCTGGACACGGACGGATTGAGCAACATCTGGATCGTCAAGCCCGGCGCCAAGTCAAGGGGACGGG GTATTTTGTGCATGAACCGCCTGGATGAGATTTTAGCGCTGTCAGAGTCCGACCGAGCCCTGAACAGCGACAGCAGGTGGGTGGTTCAGAAGTACCtggagcgccccctgctggtccaCGACACCAAGTTTGACCTCCGCCAGTGGTTCCTGGTCACCGACTGGAACCCTCTGACCGTGTGGTTCTACGGCGAGTGCTACCTGCGCTTCTCCACTCAGCCCTACTCCACCAGAACCCTGGACAG CGCGGTGCACCTGTGCAACAACTCCATCCAGAAGCACCTCCAGCCGTCCCGCGACCGCCACCCGGCCGTGCCCGCGGACAACATGTGGTCCGGCGCCCAGTTCCGGGCCTTCCTGCGGCGGCAGGGCCGCGAGGCGCGGTGGGAGTCGGCGGTGGTGCCGGGCATGCGGCGGGCCGTGGTGTGCGCCCTGCAGACGGTCCAGGACCTGGTGGAGCCCCGCAAGGCCAGCTTCGAGCTCTACGGCGCCGACTTCATGCTGGGCAGAGACCTGAGGCcgtggctgctggaggtcaaCGCCAGCCCGACCATGGCCTGCTCCAGCGCCGCGACGGCCCGACTCTGCCCCGCCGTGCAGCGGGACACGCTGCGGGTGGTGCTGGATCGACGGGCCGACCCCAGCGCCTACACGGGGGGCTTCCATCTGATCTACAGACAG GCGGCGGTGGACGTTCCTCAGTACGTGGGCGTGAACCTGCTGGTGGAGGGAGTCCACGTACGGCGCTGCCGACCCGCGCTCCGTCGCCACAGTGTTGCGTCGAAAGCCCCGATCGGTTTCCCCTCGGAACAGTCCACATCAGAGGAGGCTGAAACAGCGCAAAGGCCGTCGGGTCAGTCGGGTCAGTCGGGTCAGTCGGGTCAGTCGGGTCAGAAGCCCCGTGCGCTCGCGGCGCTTCGACATTCGGGCAAAGAGAACCGAGAGGCGGGGGAGAACAAGAGGCAGCTCGCGTCACTGTCCCCGAAACGGGACGGCGCCCGCGGGGCCGGCCGCGGCCCGGCGCCGGACCAGCCGCTGGCGCTGCAGGCCGAGCCTCGGAGCAAAGCCCGGCGTTTAACCCCGACCCTCGGCGCCAACGGGGCGACGCTGATCCCACAGAGCTTCTGCTTTTCCCTCAGCCCCCTTAAAAGCGTCCCGGACGCGGGCCGGGCCCGGTCCAAACCGGGCCGCCCCTCACACATGTCCAGGCCTCTCCCGCCGCACGAGCATCAGGCTTCAACCCGGGACCTGCCCTCTCTCGCCGGCCCCCTGCCGGCGCTGGAGGTCTTTCGCCTGCGGCCGAGCGTGGCGGCCGCTGCCCGTCGTGACCCGGCGCTCTCCCCtcgctccagcctccacaggcaccagctgctgctctgttctgacaAACAGAGCGCGGCCAAACGCGGAGGAGACTTCACGGGCGAACACAGACACTAG